TGATTACTTTTGACGTAcgatttgaatttggaaaacactATCAATCGTACTAATTACTTCGATTTAAAATGAAACGGGTTGGAGTTGGATTTTGGTCCTAACCACTCGGTTGCTTACAAGGACAAGAAGTACAAAAATTTGTAAAACAACTACAAGcagttgaatttcaaatttactGACAGGTGAGATTATGATTTTGGGCAAAATTAAGAAAAGGGGAGTAATGACTGGAATCTAGGAGGGCTTTTGGGGGGAATAGGGAGTGCAATGAAAACGACAATACATAAGAAATATAGGGAAACATAGTAGTCGATCGGGTTAATTCGGATTGGTTATTTTTGGGAtcgggtttacaaatgtttGTTTATGACTCGGAACTTTCGAGTTCAGGTTAAGAAATTTAAAACTCGTATTGTATTTTACGAAGTACGAAATATGTgtacaaattaacaatttgTTTTACCACAAGCTTATATTTAGTGAAAGTCTACCATAaaataacttataatttaaatcaaaataatattataCCCAGTAATAGTAATAACGTGTTTACTATGCTCAGAATTCATTTATTTCTATAAAATACTACTATTCTCAATAGATTGGGTTAAAAACAAGTTTGGGTGGGTTTTGACACATTACTTATGGATTGTTTTGGATTTAGATAAAATCGATTTACGGGTCGGGTTAGATCGATTTTTTGACATGTGTGCTAATTGATTTTAGGATGTATGCGAGCCTTCTCCAACCATATTGCTCCACTGACTGATCCAACCCCTTGCATTAAATAAAGGCAAGtataaaacttgttttttcttATCCAAAATTTCCCTTTTGTCTTATCAAATTTGGGCATTataaaatgaagaaaaaaataaGGGACATACTAGTCATTTCCATCGATCTCCAAAAAATTCGACCTACAAAATTGCGCCCTGCCCTTCTTCGATTCAAAACCCTTCTTCAtttttcactttctctcattcTAAACCTTCAAAAGCCTTCTTCATCTCCCGCTCTTATCATCTCACTTCCTTTCTTTCAATGGCGATGACAAGAAGAGCGGCTGCTGCGGCTGATTATGCTGCAGCTGTTGCTGCTGTTGACGCCGATGATTATTCTGCTACTGTTGCTCCTGCTGATTATGCTGGTGCTGCTgattgtgttgttgttgctgctgattATGCTGCagctgttgctgttgttgttgctgctgattatgctacagctgttgttgttgttgctgctgctgatTATGCTGCAGCTGTTGCTGCTGTTGACGCCGCTGATTATGAtgctgctgttgctgctgctgatTATGCTGGTGCTGCTGATTGTGCTGTTGCTGCTGGTGATTATGCTGTTGTTGCTGGTGCTGCTGATTATGCTGGTGCTGTTGATTgtgctgttgctgctgctgatTATGCTGCAGCTGTTGCTGCTGTTGACGCCGCTGATTATGatgttgctgttgctgctgctgatTATGCTGGTGCTGCTGATTGTGCTGTTGCTGGTGCTGCTGATtgtgctgttgttgttgctgctgctgatTATCCTGCTGTTGTTGATGGTGCAGATAGCTCGAATTCGTCAGCACTTCCTTCCATGGATCGTCTCAGAGATGAACTTTCATGTGCAGTAAGTGAGCTCAATTTAGTTTTACCATCTTCTTCATATTCAAATACCCCTCAACTCCCCCAAATGGCGTAAACTTGTATTCAACCACTTTAGTTATCTGTAAATAATAATCCCGCTTCGGACAATACgtaaaataaaaacataaatcaaACTACGCTTAATTA
This sequence is a window from Spinacia oleracea cultivar Varoflay chromosome 1, BTI_SOV_V1, whole genome shotgun sequence. Protein-coding genes within it:
- the LOC110793006 gene encoding cilia- and flagella-associated protein 54 isoform X1 codes for the protein MAMTRRAAAAADYAAAVAAVDADDYSATVAPADYAGAADCVVVAADYAAAVAVVVAADYATAVVVVAAADYAAAVAAVDAADYDAAVAAADYAGAADCAVAAGDYAVVAGAADYAGAVDCAVAAADYAAAVAAVDAADYDVAVAAADYAGAADCAVAGAADCAVVVAAADYPAVVDGADSSNSSALPSMDRLRDELSCAICWDICYEPSTTPCGHKLMLLC
- the LOC110793006 gene encoding cilia- and flagella-associated protein 54 isoform X2, producing MAMTRRAAAAADYAAAVAAVDADDYSATVAPADYAGAADCVVVAADYAAAVAVVVAADYATAVVVVAAADYAAAVAAVDAADYDAAVAAADYAGAADCAVAAGDYAVVAGAADYAGAVDCAVAAADYAAAVAAVDAADYDVAVAAADYADSSNSSALPSMDRLRDELSCAICWDICYEPSTTPCGHKLMLLC